The DNA window TCGGTACTTGCGACCTCCTCGAGATAGGCCGCCACGTCGTCGTCGTGCTCGGCCAGTTCGTCCACCAGGTCGTGGCCCGGTGCCAGCGCGAGGTACGTCGCGCCGTAGACGGTGTCCAGCCGGGTGGTAAAGGCCGACACGTCGCCGTACTCGCCCACGTCGAACGTGACGCTGGCGCCCGACTGTCGCCCGATCCAGTTGCGCTGGCTGTCTCTGACACCCTCGGGCCACCCGTCGAGGTCGTCCAGCCCATCGTACAGCTCGTCGGCGTAGTCGGTGATGGTGAAGAACCACTGGTCGAGGTCCCGCCGTTCGACGGGCGTGCCACAGCGCCAGCAGACGCCGCCGGCCGCGTGGCCGTGGGTCGCCCCCTCGTAGTCGACGGCTTCGCCGTCTCCCCGTTGCGTCTCCGCCGCAACGCTGGTCTCGACCTGCGCGTCCGCGAGGACGGTCTCGCAGTCAGGGCACCAGTTGACCGTCGCCGAGTCGTACTCCACGAGGTCCTCGTCGAGAAACCGTGTGAAGAGCCACTGGTTCCACTGGTAGTACTCGGGGTCGCAGGTCGTTATCTCGCGGGACCAGTCGTAGCCAAACCCCATCTCCGCCAGGTCGTCGCGCATCCGTTCGATACAGGCGCGGGTCCACGATTCTGGGTCCGTATCGCGCTCGTAGGCCGCGTTCTCGGCGGGCAGGCCGAACGCGTCCCACCCCATCGGATGGAGTACGTCGTCGCCCGCCATCCGCCGGTAGCGGGCGTGGGCGTCGGTGATAGCATAGTTCCGGATGTGGCCCATGTGCAGCGAGCCGGAGGTGTAGGGGAACATCCCCAGGACGTACTCGGGGTCCGTGACCTCGTCGGGCGTCTCGTAGACTCCCTCCCGGTCCCAGACGTGCTGCCAGTACTCCTTGACCCGTGCGTGGTCGTAGCGGCGCGACATTCGATAGTGGGAGTGGGTCGCCGTGACACATGAGTGTTCGGCCAAGGGGCGGTGTTCCATTCGAGTGGTTGTGCCGATGTTACCCGGTAACGGCGGTGTCCGCGAGCGCTTTTGCCCGGTGACTGCGACCCACTCCCTATGGCGAACAAGGACGGCTACGCCGAGACGGTCGATTACGACGAATCGCTGGACACCCATCCCACCGACGACGAACTCGACGCCGCCGTCGAGAGCCTCGAAGCCAGCGGCTTCGACGTCGTCGTCGTCGACGACGCGGCCGCGGCCCTGGACGAACTCACGAGTCAGATTCCCGCCGGGGCCAGCGTGATGGACGGCCACTCCACGACGCTCGAGGAAATCGGGTTCATGGACCACCTGATGGAGGGCGACCACGAGTGGGACAACCGCCACGGCGAGGTCTATGGCATCGACGACGACGCCGAACGTCTGCGCGCCCGCCGCGAGGCCCAGGCCAGCGACTACTTCGTCGGCAGCGTCAACGCCATCGCCGCCACCGGCGAACTCGTCGCCGCCGACGCCTCCGGCAGCCGCATCGGGGCGTATCCGTTCGCCGCTTCGAACCTCCTGCTGGTCGCCGGCACCAACAAGCTCGTCGACGACCTCGACGCGGCGCTGGACCGCCTGGAGGACGTGGCCTACCCGCTGGAGAACGCCCGCGCACAGGAGGCCTACGGCCAGGGAAGCATGATCGGGAAGCAGCTCATCTACCGGCAGGAAGCAGAGGAGGGCCGAACGACGCTGGTGCTGGTTCGCGAGTCGCTGGGGTACTAGACGGGGCGTGTGCCGCTGGCTCCGAGTCACCGGCGCGGTCGGGGCAGAAACGACCAGCTTTGGGCGCGAACCCTTATCCACGTAGCGCGTCAACCACGAGTAATG is part of the Haloarcula salinisoli genome and encodes:
- a CDS encoding LUD domain-containing protein, encoding MANKDGYAETVDYDESLDTHPTDDELDAAVESLEASGFDVVVVDDAAAALDELTSQIPAGASVMDGHSTTLEEIGFMDHLMEGDHEWDNRHGEVYGIDDDAERLRARREAQASDYFVGSVNAIAATGELVAADASGSRIGAYPFAASNLLLVAGTNKLVDDLDAALDRLEDVAYPLENARAQEAYGQGSMIGKQLIYRQEAEEGRTTLVLVRESLGY